From a single Bacteroidia bacterium genomic region:
- a CDS encoding DMT family transporter, translating into MKYAFAQWSTRTQSWIMIVVLTLIWGSSFIMLKRVLEVFSPPQVFSGRMMTAALVLFPFAIREFRRIPKEKWLPLIAFAFMANLFTTLLYATAQTRLDSALNGMINTLTPLMTLVVGVMFYRQSVRVLQILGLLIGVAGAGMLIFQAGEGQINGVNAFALIAVLATLFNGFTVNIVRFNLAGLSVIQLSSISFLIISPLAVGYALYSGFFPLALGSTEGLAAAGFLVILGAFGNALALLLLSKLIQISSPVFATLTTYLIPIVALYWGYQDGEIISSTEIGAMALILLSVYMVDRFEKEEVEEEGP; encoded by the coding sequence TTGAAATACGCCTTTGCTCAGTGGAGTACCCGCACACAATCGTGGATCATGATTGTGGTTCTCACCCTTATTTGGGGCAGTTCATTTATCATGCTCAAGCGGGTGCTGGAAGTATTTTCCCCGCCGCAGGTTTTTTCGGGTCGAATGATGACTGCTGCACTGGTTCTATTCCCTTTTGCTATCAGAGAATTTCGCCGTATTCCCAAAGAAAAATGGCTCCCCCTGATCGCGTTTGCATTTATGGCCAACCTGTTCACTACGCTCTTATACGCTACTGCCCAGACTCGTTTAGACAGTGCGTTAAATGGAATGATCAATACCCTTACCCCTCTGATGACCCTGGTCGTGGGAGTTATGTTTTACCGCCAGTCGGTGAGGGTTTTGCAGATTCTGGGACTGTTGATTGGGGTAGCCGGGGCCGGGATGTTGATTTTTCAGGCGGGGGAAGGCCAAATCAATGGCGTTAATGCCTTTGCTCTTATCGCAGTGCTGGCAACCTTGTTTAATGGATTTACCGTGAACATCGTCAGATTTAATCTCGCCGGCCTTTCGGTAATACAACTTTCTTCCATATCATTTTTAATTATATCGCCGTTGGCAGTGGGGTATGCGCTGTATTCCGGTTTTTTTCCGCTGGCTTTGGGAAGCACAGAAGGCCTGGCTGCTGCAGGGTTTCTTGTGATTCTTGGTGCTTTTGGCAATGCTTTGGCCTTGCTGCTGCTGAGCAAACTGATTCAGATCAGCAGTCCTGTTTTTGCTACCCTCACTACTTACCTGATTCCAATCGTCGCCTTATATTGGGGCTATCAGGATGGAGAAATTATCAGCTCAACGGAAATTGGTGCTATGGCCCTGATCCTGTTGAGTGTCTATATGGTAGATAGATTTGAAAAGGAGGAGGTAGAGGAGGAAGGCCCATGA
- a CDS encoding glutamine synthetase family protein: MTEKQTLDIIENYPGRKVKLAITDIDGILRGKVMHRDKFASAIKSGFGFCDVVFGWDSADVAYDNAQVTGWHTGYPDANAFIDLATFRKIPWDNHIPFFLADFMSPEGNAHPACPRSLLKKIKNQSLEMGFEPLFSQEFEWFNFEETPQSLYEKGFRTPQPMTPGMFGYSILRSSQKSAFFNDLFDLMGEFDVPIEGLHTETGPGVYEAAILYGDILTAADRAVLFKSGTKEIASRHGLVATFMAKWRQDLPGCSGHVHQSLWNENRKKNLFFDAGDPLHMSELMKSYIAGQLYCLPHILPMYAPTINSYKRLVEGAWAPTTLTWGMDNRTTALRILTGSEKSARLETRVCGSDANPYLAMAAALASGLYGIRHNLKLSQPQVVGNGYEESRYGVLPRNLAEATQAMKQSDIAKELLGEAFTDHYVRTREWEWREFSKAVTDWEMSRYFEII, translated from the coding sequence ATGACAGAAAAACAGACCCTAGATATTATTGAAAATTATCCCGGCAGGAAAGTAAAGCTGGCGATTACAGACATAGATGGCATCCTTCGCGGAAAAGTCATGCACCGGGATAAATTTGCTTCAGCAATTAAAAGTGGCTTTGGTTTTTGCGATGTGGTGTTTGGCTGGGATTCGGCAGATGTTGCCTATGATAACGCCCAGGTTACCGGATGGCATACCGGCTACCCCGATGCAAATGCTTTTATTGATCTGGCGACATTCAGGAAAATCCCATGGGATAATCATATTCCTTTTTTTCTCGCAGATTTTATGAGCCCGGAAGGAAATGCACACCCGGCCTGCCCGCGAAGTCTTTTGAAAAAAATTAAAAACCAATCGCTGGAAATGGGGTTTGAGCCCCTGTTTTCTCAGGAGTTTGAGTGGTTTAATTTTGAGGAAACCCCACAATCTCTGTATGAAAAAGGCTTCCGAACCCCCCAGCCTATGACCCCGGGTATGTTTGGTTACTCGATCCTCCGAAGCTCCCAAAAAAGTGCTTTTTTCAACGACCTGTTTGACCTGATGGGTGAGTTTGATGTTCCGATTGAAGGGCTGCATACAGAAACGGGGCCGGGTGTATATGAAGCGGCCATCCTGTACGGAGACATTCTGACGGCAGCAGACCGGGCGGTGCTCTTCAAATCAGGAACCAAAGAAATCGCCAGCAGGCATGGACTTGTGGCAACTTTTATGGCCAAGTGGCGGCAGGATTTGCCCGGTTGCTCTGGCCATGTTCACCAAAGTTTGTGGAATGAAAACCGGAAAAAAAATCTGTTTTTCGACGCAGGTGACCCGCTCCATATGAGCGAGTTGATGAAAAGTTATATCGCGGGACAATTGTACTGTCTGCCACATATTTTGCCGATGTATGCACCTACGATCAATAGTTACAAACGGCTGGTGGAAGGAGCCTGGGCACCGACGACACTTACCTGGGGTATGGACAACCGTACAACCGCGCTCCGCATCCTGACAGGTTCTGAAAAATCGGCACGGCTGGAGACACGTGTTTGCGGCTCAGATGCCAATCCTTATCTGGCAATGGCTGCGGCGTTGGCCTCTGGCTTATATGGCATCCGCCACAACCTGAAGTTGTCTCAGCCACAAGTAGTAGGCAATGGATATGAAGAATCCAGATATGGGGTTTTACCCCGCAATCTTGCAGAAGCAACTCAGGCGATGAAACAGTCCGATATTGCAAAAGAGCTACTCGGAGAGGCGTTCACTGATCACTATGTGAGGACAAGAGAATGGGAATGGCGCGAGTTTTCCAAAGCCGTTACAGACTGGGAAATGAGCCGTTATTTTGAGATTATCTGA
- a CDS encoding rhomboid family intramembrane serine protease — protein MLPIRDTIPTRSFPIVNCGIIVANILVFLFQITRSPEDSEWLIRVFGIIPRIYTDPAIRAEGMGAIAYYFPFLSNIFLHGGWLHLIGNIWTLYIFGDNVEDRMGKGRYLVFYLLCGFLASATHIVFNWDSPVPAIGASGAISGVMGAYMLMFPRSKILMLFPVFYIPFFFRIPAFVYLGFWFLFQLVDGTTAFVSKETVGGIAFWAHIGGFLAGVLAYRLFAHSQYEPPEEFNSFKRDPRHYFSRSIR, from the coding sequence ATGCTTCCTATTCGTGATACCATTCCAACCCGGTCTTTTCCCATCGTCAATTGCGGAATCATTGTTGCAAATATTTTGGTTTTCCTCTTTCAGATTACCCGTTCTCCTGAAGATTCTGAGTGGTTAATTCGTGTTTTCGGAATAATCCCGCGTATATATACTGACCCTGCCATTCGGGCAGAAGGAATGGGCGCTATTGCTTATTATTTTCCTTTTCTGAGCAATATTTTTCTGCACGGAGGCTGGTTGCATCTGATTGGAAATATTTGGACACTATACATATTTGGCGATAACGTCGAAGATCGCATGGGAAAGGGGCGGTACCTGGTTTTTTATCTTTTATGTGGTTTTTTGGCCAGTGCCACCCATATTGTGTTTAATTGGGATTCACCTGTGCCCGCCATTGGTGCTTCGGGAGCGATTTCGGGTGTGATGGGTGCCTATATGCTGATGTTTCCACGCAGCAAAATTCTCATGTTATTCCCGGTTTTTTATATACCGTTTTTTTTCCGTATCCCCGCGTTTGTTTATCTGGGTTTCTGGTTTTTATTTCAGTTGGTTGATGGTACAACCGCATTTGTCTCAAAAGAGACGGTCGGAGGGATTGCTTTTTGGGCGCATATTGGCGGTTTTCTCGCGGGTGTTCTTGCTTACAGGCTATTTGCCCATTCGCAGTATGAACCACCGGAAGAATTTAACTCCTTTAAAAGAGATCCCAGGCACTATTTTTCCCGGAGTATCAGATAA
- a CDS encoding tetratricopeptide repeat protein, which yields MKRFILTTLIAVPLCMLAQPNATIRAFKAEKKFAEGRSNYDNGDYRAAIKVFDEVADLDPDHQTVYELRGESYYKLENYEAAIEDYSRAAKQHPDNAELRNSLGVASANMGQYRAAASYFYEALQIDPNHEYARRNLDIANRKLREYGDGSSQNSNSSSSYNNSVQDYNKNPNNGDYGLFDTNNPRDNSNNGSWNVSNSGNSGATPLVDRPDTPVTTKPRERTYPQNKILVGNQADPYVTIEQVKITQNATLITFKVQSVGTKVFPIFLDKKGGANALYISDRAYKRSFRLTDVRSLQGWPEKPYMLQPGQDKFFTAEFERIDDDIVFFHILEGQSNREGAWDFWDVELKD from the coding sequence ATGAAGAGATTCATCCTAACGACGCTGATTGCGGTACCTCTGTGTATGCTTGCTCAACCTAATGCCACAATCAGGGCATTTAAAGCTGAAAAAAAATTTGCTGAAGGCCGCAGCAATTATGACAATGGCGATTACCGCGCTGCCATAAAAGTTTTTGACGAAGTAGCAGACCTCGATCCCGACCATCAGACTGTATATGAGCTGAGGGGAGAATCCTATTATAAACTTGAAAATTACGAAGCCGCAATCGAGGATTATTCCCGTGCGGCCAAACAGCATCCCGATAATGCAGAATTGCGCAACAGCCTTGGGGTTGCTTCCGCCAATATGGGGCAATATCGCGCTGCGGCGTCCTACTTCTATGAGGCTCTTCAGATTGACCCCAATCACGAATACGCACGCCGAAATCTCGATATAGCCAATCGCAAACTACGTGAATATGGGGACGGCAGCAGCCAAAACAGTAATTCTAGCTCAAGCTACAACAACTCCGTACAAGACTATAATAAAAATCCCAACAATGGGGACTATGGCCTTTTTGACACAAACAATCCCCGCGACAATTCCAACAATGGAAGCTGGAATGTGTCCAACTCCGGCAACTCCGGGGCTACTCCGCTGGTTGACCGGCCCGATACTCCTGTAACTACCAAACCCAGAGAACGAACCTACCCGCAAAATAAGATTCTCGTCGGAAATCAGGCAGACCCCTATGTAACGATCGAACAGGTAAAAATCACGCAAAATGCTACGCTTATTACCTTTAAAGTTCAAAGTGTTGGCACAAAAGTATTCCCGATTTTCCTTGACAAGAAAGGAGGTGCCAATGCACTTTATATCTCTGACAGAGCCTACAAACGATCATTCCGGCTGACCGACGTAAGAAGTCTGCAGGGCTGGCCGGAAAAACCCTATATGCTCCAGCCCGGGCAGGACAAATTTTTTACTGCGGAGTTTGAACGAATTGATGATGACATCGTTTTTTTCCATATCCTCGAAGGGCAAAGCAATCGGGAAGGGGCATGGGATTTTTGGGATGTAGAACTTAAAGACTAA
- a CDS encoding tetratricopeptide repeat protein, with translation MNQNRFYYLLFTGIILFTQPIFAQPVNPSLDQGILYYQSNRFADAIREFDRAKKIEPENPVIYEYIANTYYKMQAYESAENYYTDAINKYYQILKNSRQADIYRDGGLVLLEPGSSSRTSYAMLYNNRGVTRVKLNKSWEAARDFDEALNIDPGLTIAKDNLNFAKTGQATTASVPRGDNYNRAGGPNYTYSRPISVPQPVDPSSKKEQSVDVREERLAAIDEGRTSVFDIFKPKPFEKRNVPSRGKVYKLPTVGARSHNYLTIESVHIMPNATLITIKVLNEERKPFDVSIADRNSDEAFFITDRSGAKRTTYKMKNATGINFYPRTTELKPGESLVFTLEFPKIPDDMGFINLIEGNNQIGQEWNFYNIDLTK, from the coding sequence ATGAATCAAAACCGGTTTTATTACCTGCTCTTTACCGGAATTATTTTATTTACACAACCAATATTTGCCCAGCCTGTCAACCCATCTCTGGATCAGGGAATCCTGTATTACCAGAGCAACCGGTTTGCCGATGCTATCCGGGAATTTGACCGGGCAAAAAAAATTGAACCTGAAAATCCTGTGATCTATGAGTATATCGCCAATACTTATTACAAGATGCAAGCCTATGAATCTGCCGAGAATTATTATACTGACGCCATCAACAAATACTATCAGATCCTAAAAAACAGCCGTCAGGCAGATATTTACAGAGATGGCGGACTGGTACTCCTGGAACCCGGCAGCAGTTCCAGAACCTCCTATGCCATGCTTTACAACAACCGGGGAGTAACCCGTGTGAAACTCAACAAGTCATGGGAAGCGGCAAGAGATTTTGATGAAGCGCTCAATATCGACCCGGGACTGACCATCGCAAAAGACAATCTCAATTTTGCGAAAACCGGCCAGGCAACTACGGCCTCTGTACCCAGAGGTGATAATTACAACCGGGCAGGCGGACCCAACTATACCTATTCGAGACCGATCAGCGTACCACAACCCGTAGATCCATCCTCAAAAAAAGAACAGAGTGTGGATGTTCGGGAAGAAAGATTAGCTGCAATAGATGAAGGCCGAACCAGCGTATTTGATATTTTCAAACCGAAACCTTTTGAAAAGAGAAATGTGCCATCCAGAGGTAAAGTCTATAAACTGCCTACTGTCGGCGCTCGTTCGCATAATTATCTGACGATTGAAAGCGTACATATCATGCCTAATGCCACGCTGATCACTATCAAAGTCCTCAATGAGGAGAGAAAACCTTTTGATGTGAGTATCGCTGACAGAAACTCCGATGAAGCTTTTTTTATCACTGACCGTTCCGGAGCAAAACGTACAACTTACAAGATGAAAAACGCCACGGGTATCAATTTCTACCCCCGTACCACAGAACTGAAACCAGGTGAGTCTCTTGTATTTACCCTTGAATTTCCCAAAATCCCTGACGACATGGGCTTTATCAATCTCATCGAAGGTAATAATCAGATCGGACAGGAGTGGAATTTCTACAATATTGACCTGACCAAATAA